A window of the Electrophorus electricus isolate fEleEle1 chromosome 11, fEleEle1.pri, whole genome shotgun sequence genome harbors these coding sequences:
- the ndufaf1 gene encoding complex I intermediate-associated protein 30, mitochondrial, whose amino-acid sequence MSLSRTMLKASKGACEIFRRRQFQPNLVILSTRTIYERDYRRPGQAPDTRWPWQKIRFDFAKGLEGISKHFGLLKDEIVGHWVGPEGRPMLEHILEQSRVLWEFRGPESLRQWVVSSDREIGGRSETYLKMGRNNSTCMLYGTLCSVPPRDGETIYSGYCTLRSKQYLASFDRKKHLDLSSFNTLHLRIRGDGRPWMINISTESYFSHQKNDIYSYFMYTRGGPYWQDVRIPFSKFFLSSRGRIQDQQHVLWLDKVNTIAFTLGDKVDGPFQLEVDFIAVCIDNAHTEEFAYEQYKRNPEV is encoded by the exons ATGTCCTTGTCAAGGACAATGCTCAAAGCTTCAAAAGGAGCGTGCGAAATTTTTCGCAGGCGACAGTTTCAACCCAACCTCGTAATTCTGAGCACCAGGACTATTTATGAAAGAGACTACCGGAGACCCGGCCAGGCCCCAGACACTCGATGGCCATGGCAGAAGATCCGCTTTGACTTCGCGAAGGGCTTGGAGGGGATAAGCAAGCACTTTGGGCTGCTCAAGGATGAGATTGTGGGCCACTGGGTTGGACCCGAGGGCCGGCCGATGTTGGAGCACATACTGGAGCAATCACGAGTGTTGTGGGAGTTTCGCGGCCCGGAGTCTCTGCGTCAGTGGGTGGTGTCCTCGGACCGGGAGATAGGGGGCCGCAGCGAGACGTATCTAAAGATGGGTAGGAATAACTCGACGTGTATGCTTTACGGGACCCTGTGTTCGGTTCCACCGCGTGACGGAGAGACGATCTACAGTGGATACTGCACGCTACGCTCCAAACAGTATCTG GCTTCATTTGACAGGAAGAAGCATTTAGATTTGTCAAGCTTTAACACACTGCACTTGCGTATCCGTGGAGATGGCAGACCATGGATGATAAATATTTCAACGGAGTCCTACTTTTCCCATCAGAAAAACGACATCTACAGTTACTTCATGTATACGCGAGGTGGTCCATATTGGCAGGATGTCAGG ATCCCATTTTCCAAGTTTTTTCTTTCAAGTCGTGGGAGAATACAGGACCAACAACATGTCCTCTGGCTGGACAAG GTGAACACCATTGCCTTCACGCTGGGAGATAAAGTGGATGGGCCATTTCAGCTGGAGGTAGACTTCATCGCTGTGTGTATTGACAATGCTCACACTGAGGAGTTTGCATATGAACAGTACAAGAGGAACCCAGAGGTGTGA
- the nusap1 gene encoding nucleolar and spindle-associated protein 1 isoform X2 gives MKMDLDALKYTELQQLAKSVGLKANMKAEKLLKALKTHFEQEDSENGNNVASGDTETPTQTAEEPIPSSAPHVTKRQNATRGKNAKRKHSNDGVTDTCPKPQERPTPDNAKATGEDSRRNSKRRKMSSVKEVVSSVSSEEPNENQAETEPTSISDASTLQSDKGVSKKAAGKIPRHEGLLKKKTTLKPITPNFKKLHEAHFSKMESIDSYVQRRNKQVEDLKNSIKELKKPPVRHASLFSPGVQERKPAPDKRRFTQVSASKAVGKDRPSVFRPTVLSTNKINVRFSQATQDNEHKRSLVKTPARMSPLFPPTPNPGRMSETCIRPETNAATVNKTPRLSAFVFGDASTTPATNKKSSFDLKASLSRPLTYKPHKGKLKPFGAMQENAALDKSQTIPSHQKNYKQHQVRTREERRVKHTVDRKQKKEKMLGARRGLLMP, from the exons ATGAAGATGGATTTAGACGCTCTTAAATATACCGAATTGCAGCAGCTTGCCAAGAGTGTTGGTTTAAAAGCTAACATGAAG GCTGAGAAGCTACTTAAGGCACTGAAGACGCATTTTGAACAAGAGGACTCGGAGAAT GGAAATAACGTTGCTTCGGGTGATACGGAGACCCCGACACAGACGGCGGAAGAGCCCATACCTTCCAGCGCTCCGCATGTCACCAAGCGTCAGAATGCAACGCGTGGTAAAAACGCCAAGAGGAAGCATTCTAACGACGGAGTTACAGATACCTGTCCTAAACCGCAAGAGAGACCAACTCCA GACAATGCCAAGGCTACTGGAGAGGACAGCAGAAGGAACTCCAAGAGGAGGAAGATGTCCTCTGTTAAGGAGGTGGTGTCTTCTGTTTCCTCTGAGGAGCCCAACGAGAACCAGGCAGAGACTGAACCTACATCCATCAGTGATGCTTCCACTCTGCAAAGTGACAAAG GTGTGAGTAAGAAGGCTGCTGGTAAAATTCCTCGTCATGAGGGTCTGTTGAAGAAGAAGACCACTCTGAAGCCCATCACTCCCA ACTTCAAGAAACTCCACGAGGCGCACTTCAGCAAGATGGAGTCCATTGATTCTTATGTGCAGAGGAGGAACAAACAGGTGGAGGATCTGAAGAATTCCATCAAGGAGCTGAAG AAGCCACCTGTCAGACATGCCTCGCTGTTCAGCCCAGGTGTTCAAGAGAGAAAACCGGCTCCAGACAAACGCAGGTTCACCCAGGTCTCTGCAAGCAAGGCTGTGGGCAAAGATAGGCCAAGTGTCTTTAGGCCGACCGTCCTTTCAACCAACAAAATCAACGTCAG GTTTTCTCAGGCTACCCAGGACAATGAGCACAAGCGTTCTCTGGTGAAGACTCCTGCACGCATGTCCCCTCtattcccccccacccccaacccagGCAGGATGTCTGAAACCTGCATCAGGCCCGAGACTAATGCAGCCACTGTCAACAAAACGCCAA GATTGTCTGCATTTGTCTTTGGTGATGCATCAACTACTCCAGCAACCAACAAGAAAAGCTCATTTGACTTGAAGGCCAGCCTCTCTCGTCCCCTCACCTACAAGCCACACAAGG GAAAGCTGAAGCCTTTTGGAGCAATGCAGGAAAATGCAGCTCTGGACAAATCTCAGACAATCCCATCGCACCAGAAAAACTACAAACAGCACCAAGTGCGGACAAG AGAGGAACGCCGTGTCAAACACACAGTGGACAGGaagcagaagaaagagaagatgcTTGGTGCCCGACGTGGGCTGCTTATGCCTTAG
- the nusap1 gene encoding nucleolar and spindle-associated protein 1 isoform X1: MKMDLDALKYTELQQLAKSVGLKANMKAEKLLKALKTHFEQEDSENGNNVASGDTETPTQTAEEPIPSSAPHVTKRQNATRGKNAKRKHSNDGVTDTCPKPQERPTPDNAKATGEDSRRNSKRRKMSSVKEVVSSVSSEEPNENQAETEPTSISDASTLQSDKGVSKKAAGKIPRHEGLLKKKTTLKPITPNFKKLHEAHFSKMESIDSYVQRRNKQVEDLKNSIKELKQKPPVRHASLFSPGVQERKPAPDKRRFTQVSASKAVGKDRPSVFRPTVLSTNKINVRFSQATQDNEHKRSLVKTPARMSPLFPPTPNPGRMSETCIRPETNAATVNKTPRLSAFVFGDASTTPATNKKSSFDLKASLSRPLTYKPHKGKLKPFGAMQENAALDKSQTIPSHQKNYKQHQVRTREERRVKHTVDRKQKKEKMLGARRGLLMP, encoded by the exons ATGAAGATGGATTTAGACGCTCTTAAATATACCGAATTGCAGCAGCTTGCCAAGAGTGTTGGTTTAAAAGCTAACATGAAG GCTGAGAAGCTACTTAAGGCACTGAAGACGCATTTTGAACAAGAGGACTCGGAGAAT GGAAATAACGTTGCTTCGGGTGATACGGAGACCCCGACACAGACGGCGGAAGAGCCCATACCTTCCAGCGCTCCGCATGTCACCAAGCGTCAGAATGCAACGCGTGGTAAAAACGCCAAGAGGAAGCATTCTAACGACGGAGTTACAGATACCTGTCCTAAACCGCAAGAGAGACCAACTCCA GACAATGCCAAGGCTACTGGAGAGGACAGCAGAAGGAACTCCAAGAGGAGGAAGATGTCCTCTGTTAAGGAGGTGGTGTCTTCTGTTTCCTCTGAGGAGCCCAACGAGAACCAGGCAGAGACTGAACCTACATCCATCAGTGATGCTTCCACTCTGCAAAGTGACAAAG GTGTGAGTAAGAAGGCTGCTGGTAAAATTCCTCGTCATGAGGGTCTGTTGAAGAAGAAGACCACTCTGAAGCCCATCACTCCCA ACTTCAAGAAACTCCACGAGGCGCACTTCAGCAAGATGGAGTCCATTGATTCTTATGTGCAGAGGAGGAACAAACAGGTGGAGGATCTGAAGAATTCCATCAAGGAGCTGAAG CAGAAGCCACCTGTCAGACATGCCTCGCTGTTCAGCCCAGGTGTTCAAGAGAGAAAACCGGCTCCAGACAAACGCAGGTTCACCCAGGTCTCTGCAAGCAAGGCTGTGGGCAAAGATAGGCCAAGTGTCTTTAGGCCGACCGTCCTTTCAACCAACAAAATCAACGTCAG GTTTTCTCAGGCTACCCAGGACAATGAGCACAAGCGTTCTCTGGTGAAGACTCCTGCACGCATGTCCCCTCtattcccccccacccccaacccagGCAGGATGTCTGAAACCTGCATCAGGCCCGAGACTAATGCAGCCACTGTCAACAAAACGCCAA GATTGTCTGCATTTGTCTTTGGTGATGCATCAACTACTCCAGCAACCAACAAGAAAAGCTCATTTGACTTGAAGGCCAGCCTCTCTCGTCCCCTCACCTACAAGCCACACAAGG GAAAGCTGAAGCCTTTTGGAGCAATGCAGGAAAATGCAGCTCTGGACAAATCTCAGACAATCCCATCGCACCAGAAAAACTACAAACAGCACCAAGTGCGGACAAG AGAGGAACGCCGTGTCAAACACACAGTGGACAGGaagcagaagaaagagaagatgcTTGGTGCCCGACGTGGGCTGCTTATGCCTTAG
- the oip5 gene encoding protein Mis18-beta, which translates to MSSRNSSLENDECDSAQSNLIENQLRVVEHTDHIINYQNCTVLLCARCNLVLCDSLGVCGDAKNIKSIICLKVTKDVSVKEKLEVCLEGPLAFCTYKVIECVGCYRVVGVVLHSTPQHLSSLRNLFLLRKEVLNCYLLKNGTMVKASRISFENRPLKKNINELKQDLEAQLKQLDLLKGMLGEMSIDRMKRRFGATTSHSTFSDSDE; encoded by the exons ATGTCCTCCAGAAACTCCAGTCTGGAAAACGATGAATGCGATAGCGCCCAAAGTAACTTAATAGAGAATCAGCTAAGAGTTGTGGAGCACACCGACCACATTATCAACTATCAGAATTGCACTGTTTTACTTTGTGCGAGATGCAATTTAGTGCTGTGTGACTCGCTAGGGGTTTGTGGGGACGCCAAGAATATCAAATCCATCATTTGTCTCA AAGTTACTAAGGATGTGAGTGTGAAAGAAAAGCTCGAGGTGTGCTTGGAAGGACCTCTTGCATTTTG caCTTATAAAGTCATTGAATGTGTTGGATGTTATCGTGTTGTGGGAGTCGTCCTTCATTCTACACCTCAACATTTGTCCTCTTTGCGGAATCTCTTCCTCTTAAGGAAAGAAGTGCTAAATTG CTACCTGTTGAAAAATGGCACAATGGTGAAAGCTTCGAGAATCAGCTTTGAGAACAGACCTCTCAAAAAGAACATCAATGAG CTGAAGCAGGATCTGGAAGCTCAGCTGAAGCAACTGGACCTTTTGAAAGGGATGCTGGGAGAGATGAGCATTGACAGAATGAAAAGGAGATTTGGAGCCACCACCAGTCACTCCACCTTCTCCGATAGTGATGAATAA